The DNA sequence TAGCTGAAGGGGACAGGCTTGCCATAAGATATGCACAGAATAACACCCTGCAAAAAAAACTTCCGGCAGGAACAAAGCTTCCTTATATCTTTTTTGATTTTCCTATAGATAATCATACAATAGCCGGATACGCAGCAAATACAAAAACACTTATAAATATTCCGGATGTTTACAATATTGATGACGATAAACCTTTTAAGTTCGGCAAAGCTACGGATGAAAAAACAGGCTATAAGACCGTTTCAAATTTAACTATCCCTATTCTTTCTATGTCGGGAATGCTCTTGGGGGTTCTTCAAGTCTTAAATGCTATTGATAAATACGGCAAACCGGAAACCTTTTCCCATGATGATGAAATTTATCTCAGTCATTTTGCTTCAAACGCGGGAATAGCTCTTGAGCATGCTTTTGTAACAAGGGCAATGGTTATGCGTATGATCAAAACAGCTGAACTACGCGATCCGCGAGAAACGGGAATGCATGTAAACAGAGTTGCAAATTATTCCGTTGAAATTTATGATAGGTGGGCATTTAATAACGGCATTCCTATGGCCGAGCAAACAAAATACCGTGACTCTCTAAAAATTGCATCAATGCTTCATGACATTGGAAAAGTTGCAATTTCGGATCTGATTTTAAAAAAAGCCGGAAAGTTAACTGATGAAGAATTCTCGGTTATGAAAACTCATACATGGCTTGGAGCCCGTTTGTTCATTGGGAATGACTCCCCTCTCGATAAGCTCTCAATGGAAATAGCTCTGCGTCATCATGAAAACTGGGACGGAACAGGCTACCCGGGACATATTGATATAGAAACGGGAGTCCCGTTAAAAACGGATAAAAAAACAGGATGTGCACAAGGACTTAAAGGAGAAGAAATACCTCTAGGAGCGAGAATTGTCGCAATGGCTGATGTCTACGATGCCCTTTCTTCAAAGCGCTCCTACAAAGACTCATGGACCGAAGAAGACATACTTGAAGAATTAAAAAAAATGAGCGGAAAGAAATTCGATCCGGAAATAGCAAAAGCCTTTTTTGAAGTGCTTGACAGAATCCAAGCAATTAAAGCCCATCTTGCAGATGAGTAGTTTTTAAGTCTTAAAATAAAATATATAGATAATCAATAAACCCAAAGAACCTATGACAAGACTGTAAACCCACCAAGGAAGAGGATCATCGTACCTATTGGATTTGTATTTTGCGCGGTATTCTTTTAGTTTATTCCTATGATATTTTTTTGTGTTTTTATTAGAGTCGGAGCTTACAGCAAAACCGCAAGAGGGGCATCCGTTTATAAATTCATCCGTGTGCCCCATATAATTACAAGAAGGGCATCTTACCGAAGCAAAAAAACGCCCGCAATGGGGACATACTTTTGTATTCCGTTTTACCTCTTGCCCGCAGTTTTCACAAAAAAACTTAGGCGAATACCCTTTTTGTACCTTGCCCATAAAATCCTAGTGCTTACATGTTGAGCATGAAGATGAAGAACAACCTGAACAACCGCCTGAAGCAGCCTTTGAAGCGGAAGAAGAATCGTTTACATAAAAACCGGATCCTCTAAAATTAATCCCTAAGCCTCCCGAAATAACTCTTCTTACAGGCTTACCGCACTCAGGACATACAGATACGGGTTCATCGCTCATTCTCTGAAAAACCTCAAAATCATGACCGCAAGAATCGCAGACATACTCATACGTTGGCATCTTTAAACTCCCATTTAATAATTATATAAAGACTTTATTATTTCGATAATTCTAGATTCAGTAACGGGTCTGTTTTCTATAATCAGCTTATTTTCTTCAAGTCTTACATCAGCCTTAAGCTGCTTTTTAAAAAATAATTTCAATAAGGAAGCCGTCATCATGTTTTGTGTTTCGATACTTAAATCGTATAGATATTCATTTTCAACTTCCGAATTCTTTTTTAAGTACATTTCTATTACACCAACAGGAAGCCCAAGCTGAACTCCTATTATCTGTCCTAAAAAAAAGTCTCCGTTTTTTACAAAGATACCTATATCCTGAGAACCGGAATTAACGAGGTCATAAAAGCGTTGAGAAAACACGGCTTCCTCAGGATTACTCAATTTGCCTAAAAAAACTTCCATATTTTGTCTGTCATTAGGTCCCATAACCAGACAGGCTATTTGAGGAGATGGAATTGAAACATCAACATAGGACGATTTATAATACTTATACTTTTCCTTTGTTTTTTTAGGCTCCCATCCGTTCTTCTTCTTAAAAATACTGTCAGTCATTCCGTAAGGATATTTACCGGTAGAACAAATCCTAATTTCCGTAAGCCTGTCTTTTACAAATACCCCTGAATATACGGCTGTAGTCCGGCTCAAAGCCTGCTTCATGGAGTCTCCGCCGACAGAAGTCAAAATAGGCTCCGCTATTTTTTTATTTTTCTCGATAGGCATATAAATATACATATCTGCACCATCACCTATCATACCGAAGGGACTTACTACTCCGGGAAGAGGCGGTGCAGTCTTACATGAAGCAAAAACCAAAATAAAAATGAGTGCAGCAAAAGTATTTCTAATTATTCTTTTCAATTCCAATCTCCCATTCATAATCGCCGGCTTCAACAAGGCTTGTTTTAATGGAACCTAGCTTTGTCAATTCTCCGGTTTTAAGCCAAGAAGATTGCACAGTCAAGGTTTCATCACAAACATAGTCCTTAAAAAGCTCAAAAGCTTTTTCCAGCTCTTTATTATCGGCATTTTTTTGAGAGGCTGAAAGATAAAGTTTAATTCTATCGGTAACATCAAGCCCGCATTCCTTACGCAGGGTTTGAATACCTCTTACCAAGTCCCTGATATAACCTTCCATTAAAAGTTCTTCAGTCAGCTCGGTATTAAGACCTACGGTTAGGGTTCCTTCATTTACTATTTTTAAGGAGGCCTTTTCGATTCTATTTATCACAATTTTATCGGCGGTTATTTCTACCGATTTTCCTTCGATGTCGATACTTAAAGTAGCACCCTCCATTATATTTTGAATTTCACTTGAATTCATCTGTTCAATTATGGCAGCAGCCTTTTTCATAAGTGGACCCAATTCTTTTCCGAGAATTTTAAAATTAGCCTTAGCCGAATATTCTACAAGCTCATCCTCTTTTTCGTGGAAGATAACCTCTTTAACATTGAGCTCCTCGATTATACTTTCTTCCATTTCCAGAAGAACTCTTTTCTCTTCGGGATTGAGGGTTACTATCTCTACGGCCTTTAAGGGCTGCCTTATCTTTAAGTTAAACTGATAACGCAGGGACCTTCCCATTGAAACAGCTTTTTGAACCGTCTTCATCTTAAATTCAAGTTCACTGTTTCTTATCTTTTCGTTGTACTCGGGGTAGTCTGCAAGATGGATAGAAAGAGCATCTTTTTCGGTCCGCAAATTCTGCCAAATGCTTTCCGTAATAAACGGCACTACCGGAGCTGCAACAAGAGAAAATTTCTTTAAGGCACGGTAGAGGGTCTCGTAGGCTTGAGCCTTGTCCCCGTCATTTTCGCTTTTCCAAAAGCGGCGGCGGGAACGGCGGATATACCAGTTGTTTAAAAGGTCAATATATTCAACCATCGGCGGAATAGCTTGAGCAAGGTCATACTTGTCGAGAGCTTCCGTTACATCGGCAACAAGTTTTTCGGTTACCGATAAGATCCACAGGTCTAATAGATTATTTAATTTAGCTAAAAATTCTTCTACACCCTCATCCTTTCCGTCAACCTTTGCATTATGAGGAGGTTTTACTCCGTCGATATTGGCATAGGTTATATAGAAACTGTAGCTGTTCCAAAAAGGAATTAAAATTCCCTTAAGAACATCCCGCACTCCTTCATCCGAATATTTTAAGTCGTCAGCCTTTACAACATTCGAGTTCATCAAAAAGAGCCGGAGGGCATCAGCACCGAATTGTTTTATGACCTCGTTGGGATCTGTGTAGTTACGTAAGGACTTTGACATCTTCTTACCGTCCTCTGCAAGCACAAGCCCGTTTACTATACAGTTTTTAAAGGCCGGCTCATCAAAAAGAGCTGCCGCTAAAATCGTTAGGGTGTAAAACCATCCGCGGGTCTGATCCAAACCTTC is a window from the Treponema denticola genome containing:
- a CDS encoding FmdB family zinc ribbon protein is translated as MPTYEYVCDSCGHDFEVFQRMSDEPVSVCPECGKPVRRVISGGLGINFRGSGFYVNDSSSASKAASGGCSGCSSSSCSTCKH
- a CDS encoding zinc ribbon domain-containing protein, producing the protein MGKVQKGYSPKFFCENCGQEVKRNTKVCPHCGRFFASVRCPSCNYMGHTDEFINGCPSCGFAVSSDSNKNTKKYHRNKLKEYRAKYKSNRYDDPLPWWVYSLVIGSLGLLIIYIFYFKT
- a CDS encoding HD domain-containing phosphohydrolase, translated to MTGKNKYEELSKEQILVKILETESLIHSVQDVDVLLEQILTEARSVVNADAGSIYIAEGDRLAIRYAQNNTLQKKLPAGTKLPYIFFDFPIDNHTIAGYAANTKTLINIPDVYNIDDDKPFKFGKATDEKTGYKTVSNLTIPILSMSGMLLGVLQVLNAIDKYGKPETFSHDDEIYLSHFASNAGIALEHAFVTRAMVMRMIKTAELRDPRETGMHVNRVANYSVEIYDRWAFNNGIPMAEQTKYRDSLKIASMLHDIGKVAISDLILKKAGKLTDEEFSVMKTHTWLGARLFIGNDSPLDKLSMEIALRHHENWDGTGYPGHIDIETGVPLKTDKKTGCAQGLKGEEIPLGARIVAMADVYDALSSKRSYKDSWTEEDILEELKKMSGKKFDPEIAKAFFEVLDRIQAIKAHLADE